Part of the Citrus sinensis cultivar Valencia sweet orange chromosome 2, DVS_A1.0, whole genome shotgun sequence genome, gagaaaattattttagccCACCGGCCCACACTGAAAAAATCTAGCTTCGCCCCTAAGTGTGCTGCTCATTACTTGTACATAAGACAATTCTAGACAACAAGTAGACAACACAATCCAGCTAACCTGACAGAAGTTTTGCGTTTGATTTTTACTTACTTCAAATGATAAAGCATGTGTCTTCGTCACATTCATTTAGGCAGAGTACGaggacaaattaattttaatgttgaaGTTTTGGAGAAATTGTTCCTCACGTTACTCTTTCATGTTACAAAAGATTTCAATtgtaattgattaattgataCAAAATTACTTGTTTTAATCGGCACTAGCCATAAACTCCGTCGTGTATATAAACACTGCACTTCCtataaatcaatcaattgtATAAACAACTAGAAGAGAGCTATACCTCAAGTAATTGTGTgaggagaagaaaaatggagaaTATTGAAAAGAAAGCTGCCTCCTGCAAACGGGTTCACTGTTTGGTCTTATCTTATCCAGCACAAGGCCATATAAACCCTCTGCTGCAGTTCGCCAAGCGCTTAGAACACAAAGGCCTCAAAGTCACTCTAGTTACCACTCATTTCATATCCAAATCCTTACATAGAGATTCATCGTCCCCGTCCACATCCATTGCTCTCGAGGCAATCTCTGATGGCTACGACGAAGGAGGGTCTGCACAAGCAGAGGGCGTTGAAGCTTACTTGGAGAGGTTTTGGCAAATTGGCCCTCGAAGCCTTTGTGAACTTGTTGAGAATATGAATGGCTCAGGTGTCCCTGTCGACTGCATTGTGTACGATTCATTTTTGCCTTGGGCTCTCGATGTCGCTAAGAAGTTTGGGCTGGTTGGAGCCGCATTCCTCACTCAATCTTGTGTTGTTGATTGCATATATTACCATGTGAACAAGGGCTTGCTCAAGCTTCCACTTCTAGACAGTCAATTATTGTTGCCTGGAATGCCTCCACTTGAGCCTCAAGACATGCCTTCATTCGTTTACGATTTGGGGTCATATCCTGCTGTTTCTGATATGGTggtaaaatatcaatttgatAATATTGACAAAGCTGATTGGGTTCTTTGCAACACATTTTATGAGCTGGAGAAAGAggtaattataagtttttcaaaaatttcacttTGTCCTAGTTTACACGTATGAGCCTGGATTCAAATTCCAAGCTTTTAATTATGTCACAAGATTTTAATTACCAATTGATCTAACGAAAAGTCTCGTAAAATGCTTGTTGACATTAATTGACTTTTAATCTATTTTGTGCAGGTAGCTCAATGGCTGGGTAAACATTGGTCATTGAAGACAATTGGACCAACAAAACCATCTATGTACCTCGGTAAGCAAATTGAAGAGGACAAAGACTATGGTTTCAGCATCTTTAAGCCAAATAATGAATCTTGCATCAAATGGTTAAACGATCGGGCAAACGGGTGTGTTGTTTATGTATCATTTGGGAGTATGGCAACACTAAAAATAGAGGAAATGGAAGAATTGGCTTGGGGTCTGAAAGCAAGTGACAAGTATTTCTTGTGGGTTGTAAGGGAATCCGAACAATCTAAGCTTCCGGAAAACTTTTCAGAAGAAACATCCCAGAAAGGCTTGGTAGTGAATTGGTGCCCGCAATTAGAAGTTTTGGCACATGAAGCAACAGGATGTTTTTTGACACATTGTGGCTGGAACTCTACAATGGAGGCCCGGAGCTTGGGAGTGCCAATGGTGGCAATGCCACAATGGACTGATCAGAGCACTAATTCCAAGTGCGTGATGGATGTCTGGAAAACGGGACTTAAAGTTCCAGCGGATGACAAAGGAATTGTCAGAAGAGAAGCAATTGCACATTGCATTCGTGAAATATTAGAGGGTGAGAGATGCAAAGAGATAAGACAGAATGCTGGTAAATGGAGCAATTTTGCCAAAGAAGCCGTGACTAAAGGTGGAAGTTCGGACAAAAATATTGATGACTTTGTTGCCAACTCGATTTCCTCCAAAAGCttttaatatctttaattttgttggatTTTTGTAATATCTTTAATATGTAATACTTTTTCTGATACAATCATGTcagtaatttttgaataataatgataataataataatataaaatatttaattccaGGTATTGATGACATAAGTAATGATGACATAAGCAATGGTATAAGTGATGATGTAAGAGAAGTTTGTACatataattaagaattatAGAATTTAGTAAGATATTTATAAAGAATAATCTCAATCATTGATCAAGAGTTATAGTGGCAAAATTCTAGCCATCAATTAGCCTTAAAAAATCCTATAAATACCTCATAGCCCCTTTGATTTTCAATGTAACCTAGAAATTTCACCCTCTTCTATTTTAAGACATAACATCAAGAGTAGAGAAACCTTCAATTTAAAAAGGTTTAGAGAGGTCAAGGTCAAGAGGTAAGTAACACTCCAACTGCAATGTAAGgacaaaattcttttcataCTTAACTTCAATTTTAACTAATCCTTTATCTTGTATctctattttctaattcataagGAAGAAGCATTTGATGCttttaagatttgtaaaacaaaagtaaagagataaatagacaaaaaaaaattgtaagatTTGATATAGGGTGGACAATATTGTGGAAGGTACACATAAAAGGGACAAATGCCTAGTCcttttacaaaatttctcAAAGAAGAAGGCATTATTGCATAATGTACAATGCCTGGCACACCATAAAAGAATGGTGTTAAGAAAAGGGGAAATAGAACAAATATAGACATGGTAAGAAGTATGATCAGTAATTCAAGTCTTCGCTTAAAATTCTAAAGTGAAACCACTGTATatgttttaaacaaattttcatcCAAGACTTCTTCTAAaacattttttgaaatttggaatggatgGAGACCTAGTGTGAGACATTTACACATTTAGATTTGTCTTGTTAAGGTAATTAATCAAAGAATAGTTAGGCGTTATTTTATAAGCTATCTAGAAAACTCCAAGGGCTTGTATTGTCCTTTCCACATTACAAGGATTGTTAAAGATAGAAATGCAAAACTTCTTGAAGACTTTGAACTATGTGGAAATGAATTTCCTAGAAATATTGaatttcagaaaataaaagaatctgTTGGTATACTTCCTACCACTATAGGAAAAACACACTATTGCCTACGAATTTTATTACAACAAAACTTACTTTATTGCTAAAATTGATGTTTcgtaacaaaaaaattagtttttatcattatagTTGAATATATTTTGCTCTTTTTTATGATGTGAAATAGGAGAGAAGATTAGATTATATAGCAACAAAATGTTTGTTGCCATATGCTACATTTCGTGAGAAAGGTGATCTTGTTGCCTAGCAagtttaatgaaagtaaaatacACTTTCATTACTATAGTTTTCCCACAATAAATGcctgcaaaaaataaaaaattacaaaagttcTGACTAGCGAATACATTAGATGTCAGTTTAGATAGAGTATCTTTTGATAATGTGTATCATAATGTATATACTAAAATATCTAactttaaaatctaaaaaaaagcGAAGGGTAATGCAAGGTTGCTTTTTGATATGTTAATCTTTAATAGGATGGGTAAAAAAACCCGATTGGCCCATCTAGGCTTAAGGGCTTTTGGCCGAACCCTCCACGTGAGAATACTTGAATCAAagaatcaaatattaaaaaaaatcaaaattttaaatttttatttgttttatttattattttattaaaaaatatttatttttaatttaaatatttattttctttaattcattattgattgtAACAACCTATTGATTATTTGTTCATTTcaagtttacaataattaaaaaatttaaaaataaatgttcgAACTCAGCCCAAGTCAGCAGTCGGTCCGACCCAAATTCTACCCTTAAACTTAAGCCCGTACGAACCATTTTGCCATCCGTCTTTAAacatcaattaataattataaatataacaaatggAAACTTCATAAAatctaagaaaataaaataaaataaacttagcTATTTGTGTCTGCTAAACCTAATTTTCCCCTAAAGTCCTCAAAACCCTAACATCTGCAGCATGGCAAATCCAAACCAAATCGATATACCCCTAGCCACTGCACGCCTAGCCACTCATCCTAATTAATTTCCAGCTAAACCAAACCACTGAACTGCACGCCTTACGCGTCACGCGTAGCCTCTTGCCGCCGACAACAACCAGCCGCTCACCGCCAATAACAATTAATCGTTGAAAGAGAGGGGATGGCGATTTCAGGTACTTATCCAACAAGATGGCGAGATCATTATCCAACTTAATCTTCAAGAGAATCGCTAGTTTTCCATCTGCGCGCTCCTCTAGAAGTGGAAGAATCTTGACGCCTTAGCTCTTTCAGGATTAGGGTTTtactaaaaatgtataaataaaatgttacgGATAGGACTTAGTTTACCTAATGAAAGAAATTGTGTTTCCTAGTTGAAACTTccatttgattattttgatgatGTCTTGTCGGAGCTTTTGATACTTTTGTATTGTTTGATgtgttggatcataaacttgatccaaGATGAATAAATCAAGCCCAACTCATGGAAGGTTCCATGAGTAGGTATGGTTGGTgaggtttgaattatttgtgttaGGTGTGTTAGGTGTGGTTGGTGAAGTTGGTGAGTGGTAGGTTTTAATGGATGGTGAGGATTTgtttattagttgaataaatgaatggttatgattagtttgtttcatgtataaataccCCCTCTCCCCTTTGGTTTAAACATCAAGTGAAGCAGCAAAATCTCTAAGGtgtagagagtgaaaaataagagttgtaattggtgaggagtgttgttgaagaaataaaatagtgtgttttttgtgtgttttaattgttaatcCTCCAACATGATGGTGTTGGAGCTGAAATGTAAATGTGGGATTGAGTGATATCTGAACGAAACAACGTCCCTCAAAAGGATTTTTCTCCTTTATGTTTCTGGACTgcatatgtgttttattttttgaaatcaGAAATTATATGGATGTGGCTGAACTGTGAGTTTGGGACTGCCAAAAGtgctttcaaataattttagctGATATTGCTTCTATTTTGGAGTAATTCAATAGAGTAGAGTTTGCTTAAATGAGAAAACATGGATTTCTGTTGGAAAGAATTTGATTggtgctatttttttttttttttgatacaaTGGAGCCTAGTAAAGATTAGGACAAAACAGAGCGGGGAAATAGTATTCCCATACATATCATTACATAACCAATATCCAATACTCTCTTGGTgggttatcaaaatcatgAAAACCGAGAGGTAAAGATGCTGCCAACTTGGCCATGAAATCAACAGCAAAATTAGCTTCCCGATATATATGCTTTATTGTAATTTGCCAATCTCTATTCATCAACTCCTTGATGGCATTGATAAGTGAAAGATGTGCATTAGGCTCTATTCTTGTGGAAGAGATAAGTTGAAAGATACATTGGTTGTCCACCTCTACCACCAAGTAACGGATACCCCGATCCCACGGAAGATGAAGACCTTGAAACAAACCCCATAATTCAGCAGAAGTCACCGAACAAAGACCAATGTTCATGCCAAATCCAAACTGCCACTTGCCAGAGCAGTCCCTCACCAATCCTCCAGCACTTGCCAAACCATTTTTTAATCGAGAACCATCTGTATTCAATTTGAAAAAGGATTTCGAGGGAGCTTGCCAGCCAAtttctttgatgattttaCTGGTACGAACAACATTGAGACATGCTCTTGCAATATGGATATCATGAACCCACGATCTAATTTCCATGACCATCTAAGTGCAGCAAAGGGCATTGTGTGTGAAGATAAATTGGTTGCGCCAGAACCAAATTTTCCAAACAGCAATGCCAAATAAGCAGGCCCATTCATCCACAACTTTATTGATACCAGCCTTGCCCAAGTTGAAGCATAACCAGTCACGGAGACcaagagagaaaaaggatTGCTTGAGCATATCTGGAACCAAATGATTCCAAATTCTTTATGCCACAACACAATCACGAAGAGCATGGATTacatcttctttttcttgtccAAAATATTCACAATCCATAGAAATTTGGATGTGCCTCTTAAATAGCTcctcttttgttttaattcttctaTGCATTACCAACCACAAGAAAATGCGAATCCTCTGGGTTCCTTTCCAATGCCAAATCAATTTCCATATATGGGGCATCATTATTGGAGATTGGATTAATAAGGGAGATATAAGTTGACTTAGATGTGAACTTGCCTGATTTTGAGTGAGCCCAAAAAGGTTGATCCTCGTTGTTGTCATCCGAAGGTGGTTTGATTGCTGCAATCTGGAGAAGAATCtgattgggaaaaaaatgacCAAACATGCTCCAATTCCAATTTCCCTCAATATCCACAAAATCCGCCACACATTTATTCTTCAATTCATCCGGTAATTGAGTTATAGTATGATTAGCAATGAGAAGCTCTTCCGAAACCCAACTTTGATGCCAAAAATTTACCTCATTCCTTTTTCCAATCGACCATCTCGTGCCCTGCAACACATACTCCCATATTCTGCTTATGCCTTTCCAGAGATAAGAGCTGCGTTTATTCTCAAGCTTGGAGGGAATAAAATCTGAATCAAGCCCATATTTTGATCTCAAAACCCAAATCCAGTGACTGTGACTAGAGGTTAGCACATTCCATCCAATTTTCATGAGGAGAGCATTGTTCATgtttataagatttttaaaacctAGACCACCTTAAGCTTTTGGAGAACAGATCATTTTCCAATTAATCAAACTGAGTTTACGGCTTCCATTCTTGATCCCCTAAATAAATCTTCGAGAAATCCGAtcaattttatccaaaattccATGAGGGATCCTTGTTGTTTGCATGGCAAAAATGGGGATCGCCTGAATTACGGATTGAGCTAGAGTAATTCTCCCAGCAAGGGAGAGAAGCATTGCATTCCATCCAGACAGTTTTTTATCAACATTATCCACAATTTCTTGATAAGTGGCTTTTGTCACTCTGTTGTGAAGTAAAGGCATTCCAAGATATTTGCCAAGATTATCTGTGGCGGCAAATCCCAATGAATCACTGATTTTCCTTGCCTTGTCTGCAATAACATTCTTTGAGAAATAAACCCGAGTCTTCTGTTTGCTAATCAACTCTCCCGAACAACTACAAAAAATATTCAGCACATTATTGATCACATGGGCTTGGTTGCAAGAAGCCTCGGCGACAAGAAGTAGGTTCTCCGCAAAAAAGAGGTGAGTAAGAGGAACACCATTTCTCGAGAGACGTATAGGACACCAACTTCCATTTCTTACTGTCAAATTAATTGCATGACTGAGTCGCTCGATAcatagaacaaaaatataaggagAAAGAGGGTCACCCTGTCGGATTCCCCTAGACGGAGTGAATTCTTCAGTGATCTCCCCTTCCCATAAAATTTGCATTCTAGCTGTAGTAATGCACTCCATTGTAATCCGAATAAACTCTTTAGGCAGTCCAACATCCTTAAAAGTATCATGAATGAAATCCCACCTAAGCCGATCATAAGCTTTCTCAAGGTCCACTTTGATAGCCATCTGCCCgatttttcctcttttgttTCTCATGGTGTGGATAATTTCTTGCGCCATCACAATATTCTCTGTAATTTGATGAGTACTTTATGAGAAAATGATTTCTACAAAAAGATTCTCAATGTGCACGAAATcagatttctttttaaaattttctcttgttccTAGACcgaattaattacattatttttttgtgaggGTTAGTGTGTTCAGTAACTTTTTATTCACTTTAGGCTGAGCTACAAGTTGCATGAGTGTCAAATGAGCTAAGCGATAGACATCTTTACGAAG contains:
- the LOC102610847 gene encoding UDP-glycosyltransferase 74G1-like; its protein translation is MENIEKKAASCKRVHCLVLSYPAQGHINPLLQFAKRLEHKGLKVTLVTTHFISKSLHRDSSSPSTSIALEAISDGYDEGGSAQAEGVEAYLERFWQIGPRSLCELVENMNGSGVPVDCIVYDSFLPWALDVAKKFGLVGAAFLTQSCVVDCIYYHVNKGLLKLPLLDSQLLLPGMPPLEPQDMPSFVYDLGSYPAVSDMVVKYQFDNIDKADWVLCNTFYELEKEVAQWLGKHWSLKTIGPTKPSMYLGKQIEEDKDYGFSIFKPNNESCIKWLNDRANGCVVYVSFGSMATLKIEEMEELAWGLKASDKYFLWVVRESEQSKLPENFSEETSQKGLVVNWCPQLEVLAHEATGCFLTHCGWNSTMEARSLGVPMVAMPQWTDQSTNSKCVMDVWKTGLKVPADDKGIVRREAIAHCIREILEGERCKEIRQNAGKWSNFAKEAVTKGGSSDKNIDDFVANSISSKSF